CGCCGGTGACCCAGCGGGTCCCGGTGACGACGCGCGGGTCGAGCAGGTAGCGGATGGTCCCCGCCGCGCGCTCGCCGTCCTCCCCGAGGGGCGCGTTCGGGCCGAGCACGCCCGGCCCGATGTAGCCCTTGGCCAGCTCCGGGTGCGCCGCGAAGTCCTCGGCGCCGAAGGGCTCGACGACGGCGGGCGCCAGCGAGGCCTCCAGCCGGGCCGTGTCGACGTCGCGGTCGCCGGGCACGCCGACGGCCAGCGGCTCGCGCCGGCCGTCCGGGTGGCGCAGGACGACGAGGACGTTCTTCAGCGTGTCGCCGGCCTCCCACGCGCGGTCGTCGCGCGGGAACGCCTCCTGCAGGTGGGCGACGAGCGACTCGATGGTCGGCGTCCCCGGCGTGTCCTCGACGTGCGCGGCCGGGAGGCCCTCGAGCGGCTGCTCCGGGGGGACGACCGTCGTCACGGCCTCGACGTTGGCCGCGTACCCGCCGGGCGAGCGGACGTAGGTGTCCTCGCCGACGGGCGTGGGGTGGAGGAACTCCTCCGACCGCGAGCCGCCCATGGCGCCGGAGGTGGCGGACACGACGACGACCTCGAGGCCCAGGCGCGCGAAGACGCGGAGGTACGCCTCGCGCTGGCGGGCGTAGCTGCGCTCGAGCCCGGCGTCGTCGACGTCGAAGGAGTACGCGTCCTTCATGACGAACTCGCGGCCGCGCAGGAGGCCCGCGCGGGGCCGCGCCTCGTCGCGGTACTTCGTCTGCACCTGGTACGCGAGCAGGGGCAGGTCCTTGTACGAGGAGTACAGGTCCTTGACGAGGAGCGTGAACATCTCCTCGTGGGTGGGCGCGAGCAGGTAGTCGGCCTGCTTGCGGTCCTTGAGCCGGAAGATCCCGTCGCCGTACTCGGTCCAGCGGCCGGTGGCCTCGTAGGGCTCGCGCGGCAGCAGCGCCGGGAAGAGGACCTCCTGGCCGCCGACGGCGTCCATCTCCTCGCGGACGACCCGCTCGACGTTGCGCAGCACCCGCAGGCCGAGCGGCAGCCACGTGTAGATGCCCGGCGCGGCCCGACGGATGTACCCCGCCCGCACGAGGAGCCGGTGGCTGACCACCTCGGCCTCGGCGGGGTCGTCCCGCAGGGTCCGCAGGAACAGGGACGTCATCCGCAGCAGCACGCCGCGAGGCTACTGGCCCCGTGCGACGGCCCGGGCGGCACCGACGCGCCGCGGGCGCCGTCCCTGCGGGAGGGACGACGCCCGCGGGCCGGCCCGGCGGCCGACCGCCGTCGGTCAGGGCACGAGGATCGCGCGCCCGCGCACCCTCCCGGCGTCGAGGTCGGCGACCGCGGTGGCGAAGTCGTCGAGCGCGTACCGCGTCGTGTGCAGGGTCACCGCGCCCCGGGCCGCGAGGACCATGAGCTCGGTGAGGTCGGTGTAGGAGCCCACGAGGTTGCCGACGAAGCTGATCTCCGTCGAGATGATGTCGATCGTCGGGACGTCGATGTTCTCCCCGTAGCCGACGACGAGGTAGTCGCCGGCGCGGCGCAGCATCCGCACCCCCTCGGCCGTGGCGCCGCCCTCGCCGACGAAGTCCACGACCACCTCGGCGCCGTGGCCGCCCGTGAGCTCGAGGACCTGCTCGACCTGCGTGCCGTCGGCGACGACGCCGTGGTGCGCGCCCATCTGCACGGCCAGCTCGACGGCGGCCGGGTTGCGGTCGACGACCACGACCTCCGCCGCCGTCATGGCCGCCAGCACCTGGACGCCGATGTGCCCGAGGCCGCCGGCCCCGATGACGACGCACCGGTCCCCCGGGCGGAGCCGCCGGGCCGCCTTGGCGCACGCGTGGTACGCCGTCAGACCGGCGTCGGCCAGCGCCGCGACGCCCGCCGGCTCGAGGCTGTCGGCGATCTTCACGACGCTCCGCGCCGTCGTCAGCAGCTTCTCCGCGTAGCCGCCGTTCGTGTCGATGCCGGGGAAATGGCTGCTCTCGCAGTGCACGTCGTCGCCGGACCGGCACGCCCGGCAGAGCCCGCACGTCATGAGCGGGTGGAGGATGACCTTGTCGCCCTCCTGGACGTTCGTCACGGCGGAGCCGACGGCCTCGACCCAGCCCGCGTTCTCGTGGCCGATCGTGTACGGCAGCGAGACACCGGACTTCGCCTCCCACTGCCCCTCGAGGATGTGGAGGTCGGTCCGGCACACCCCCGCCCCGCCGACCCGGACGACGACGTCGAGCGGGCCCGTCGGCTCGGGCGCCGGGACCTCCGTCATCTCGAGCGGCCGGTGGTAGCCGACGACCTGGACTGCGCGCATGGTGCTCACCGCGGGGGCCTCCTGGGGCGGGGTGCTGGTGCTGGGGTGGTGGGGCGGGCGAGGGGGCTCAGCCGCCCACGGGCGTGATCATGAGGAGCCGGGCGCCGGCCGGCACGTCGGCGGCCTCGGCGCCCTCCGGCCGGTCCACCTGGTCCTCGCCCGACCCGGGGTAGCGGGTGCGGAGCAGGCCCCGGCAGAAGTGGGCGTTGCCGTCGACGGAGATCCGCGTGGAGCGGGCCCGCCGGAGCCGCAGCGGCACCTCGTCGGCGGGGAAGCCCCGCCCGGTGTGGTCGACGAGGACGAGCGCGCCGTCGTCGGCCGGCAGCCCGAGGGCGGCCCGCCGGCGCAGGAGGGCGTCGCGCTCGCGCCCGGGGGCGAGGTCGCCGAGCACGACGCCGCCGGCGGCCCCCTCGGGCTCGTCGGGGTGCGCACGGAGCCACCCGGTGAGGCACCGCTCGGCCGCGGCCGTGTGCGCCTTGCGCCGGAAGGTCTCCCGCAGCTCCTCGAGGTCGGTCTCCGCCTCGTGCCCGAAGGTGCCGCGGTACCCCGCGTCCGCGGCGAGGCCACGGTTGACGAGGTCGGAGTCGTGGTGGTCGTCCAGCTCGACGACCACCCGGCCCGTCCAGGGGAGCGCCGTCAGCGCGTCCTTGGCGTCCGAGGCCATGAGGTAGGCGAAGTTCGGCGAGCAGAAGGACGTCGGCAGGCGCAGGTGCACCCGCAGCTCCTCGTCGTCGAGCGCCACCGACCGGACGAAGCCCAGGTCGGTGATGGGCTCGTCGAGCTCGGGGTCGAGGACCGTGCCGAGCGCCGCCCGGACCTGCTCGGCGCGCCCGTGCGCCGTCGGGCGCTCCAGCGTGGCCGTCATCACGCCACCGCCACGGCCTGGGGCTCCGCCGCGGCCGGCGGGTGCGCCACCTGGAGGTGCTCGGGCACGGGGATGTCGTAGAGGGCGGCGGCGTTGAGGCCGAGCACCTTCTTCTTCTGGTCCGTCGTCAGCGGCGCGTACTCGGTCATGTCCTCGGGGATCTGGAAGTCCACGAAGCGCTCGACCAGCCAGCGCGGCGTCCACAGCGCGTAGTCGCTGGAGAAGAAGACGCGGTTCTCGTCGAGCCAGTAGAAGAGCTCGCCG
The genomic region above belongs to Pseudokineococcus lusitanus and contains:
- a CDS encoding iron-sulfur cluster assembly protein → MTATLERPTAHGRAEQVRAALGTVLDPELDEPITDLGFVRSVALDDEELRVHLRLPTSFCSPNFAYLMASDAKDALTALPWTGRVVVELDDHHDSDLVNRGLAADAGYRGTFGHEAETDLEELRETFRRKAHTAAAERCLTGWLRAHPDEPEGAAGGVVLGDLAPGRERDALLRRRAALGLPADDGALVLVDHTGRGFPADEVPLRLRRARSTRISVDGNAHFCRGLLRTRYPGSGEDQVDRPEGAEAADVPAGARLLMITPVGG
- a CDS encoding proline--tRNA ligase, whose translation is MLLRMTSLFLRTLRDDPAEAEVVSHRLLVRAGYIRRAAPGIYTWLPLGLRVLRNVERVVREEMDAVGGQEVLFPALLPREPYEATGRWTEYGDGIFRLKDRKQADYLLAPTHEEMFTLLVKDLYSSYKDLPLLAYQVQTKYRDEARPRAGLLRGREFVMKDAYSFDVDDAGLERSYARQREAYLRVFARLGLEVVVVSATSGAMGGSRSEEFLHPTPVGEDTYVRSPGGYAANVEAVTTVVPPEQPLEGLPAAHVEDTPGTPTIESLVAHLQEAFPRDDRAWEAGDTLKNVLVVLRHPDGRREPLAVGVPGDRDVDTARLEASLAPAVVEPFGAEDFAAHPELAKGYIGPGVLGPNAPLGEDGERAAGTIRYLLDPRVVTGTRWVTGADALGRHVLDLVAGRDFAADGTVEAAEVREGDPAPDGSGPLEAARGMEMGHIFALGRRYAEALGLTVLDENGKQVTVTMGSYGIGVSRALAAVAEAGADEQGLVWPVAVAPAQVHVVAAGKGDDVFAYAEQLSSDLVASGLDVLLDDRPKVSPGVKFKDSELLGMPYVVRVGRRLAEGVVELVDRRTGEVTDLPVGGATTGAVLSAVRGG
- a CDS encoding NAD(P)-dependent alcohol dehydrogenase, giving the protein MRAVQVVGYHRPLEMTEVPAPEPTGPLDVVVRVGGAGVCRTDLHILEGQWEAKSGVSLPYTIGHENAGWVEAVGSAVTNVQEGDKVILHPLMTCGLCRACRSGDDVHCESSHFPGIDTNGGYAEKLLTTARSVVKIADSLEPAGVAALADAGLTAYHACAKAARRLRPGDRCVVIGAGGLGHIGVQVLAAMTAAEVVVVDRNPAAVELAVQMGAHHGVVADGTQVEQVLELTGGHGAEVVVDFVGEGGATAEGVRMLRRAGDYLVVGYGENIDVPTIDIISTEISFVGNLVGSYTDLTELMVLAARGAVTLHTTRYALDDFATAVADLDAGRVRGRAILVP